From the genome of Capsicum annuum cultivar UCD-10X-F1 chromosome 4, UCD10Xv1.1, whole genome shotgun sequence:
ATTAAAGTAGAAAGTTAATTGGTAGTTAAacattttctcattttcttccgAGATAAGCTAGGTGGTGGTATCAATATCTACACTCTTACCCGTAGTATTAGCACTATTCTCACAGTTTCTTGTTTGTCGATTGATTTTATCATCTATGTTTCCTGTGCTTCGATTATCACACTAGTTCGTTGTTATTATCGTTCTTTCTCTGTATGCCACATTGCTATATTTCGTTGTTGTTACCACTTCCATTtctgtattttctttttcaaactgCTTTGAGATGCTTTACTTGAGCCGAGAGTGTGTCCAAAACAGTCTCCTTATCTttttgaggtaggggtaaggtttgcatgcactctaccctccccataccccacttgtgggattacaccgCGTATGTTGGTGTTGTATGTCCTTCAGTTAGCTAAAGGCATAAGAGGAACCCATAATGTACACTGCCCCTTCTTTCTCCAACGCCTCCTAATTCCAGGTTGAGCCTAAAGATACCGATCCTGTTAGATATTTGGATGCATTTGTTTCATTAATCTTTGTTTTGTTTTATGctaaattattttgttattatactACTTATTTtgtgtgtgtctgtgtgtgtCTTAACATAGGCTGTCAAGGAAAAGGTCGAAGCCTTGAAGGCTAAATATTTTCCAGGTAGCAGTAATGGTGGAATGGTGGTGGTCTGTACTGGGAGCTGCTGTGCCAGCTGTAGTGGCAGGGCAAGCTTTCTGGACGAAGAAAAAGCGAGATGAGGAGGGAAGGTTAAAGAGGGCCAGAGGCCGTGAAAAGAACTCCgatgatatatttgtttgtgAAAGAGTGTGTACTTCAAACAGGATGCTCAAGAAGGTTGGTGCGTTTTCGAAAGACCCGACACCTGACACTTGTGTTACTGTTTGTGGTGTTTCTGAGCTCGACGCTTGTGCTGATGCGTGTGCTCGGACTGTTTGTGTTAATCAGCATCAAGTGCCTAACTGGAACGATATTTGTCTCAAAAGGTGTCAAAGTGAGTGTCTTAGGCTCTCACAATCTTCTGTGGTGTCTTCTTAGCACATTGCTCTAACATTTTGCTTCTATCTTTTCCATAATTCTGGTCTGTTGACAATCTTCTGTAGTTTTTTCTTAGCACATTGCTCTTTACATTTTTCTTCTATCATTTCAAGAATTCTGGTCTGTTGACGATCTTCTGATGTTGATGAATATTATTGTGGTATCTACTTTTGACTGTTCATTGAGATATTTGATAACAGCCTCTCTACCACCTTTGAGGTAGCGGTAAGGTCTGTGTATACCAGCGGCGGAGCCAGGTTATTCACTAAAggggttcataagtgaacatacgaactaaccaaaggggttcaacatctaatatatatacctagaaaataattttaatcatgcatatatagcataatttttcgcCCAAGGGGATTCAAATGAACCCCCTCGGCAAAGGTTAGCTCCGCCCCTGGTGTATACTCTACTTTCCTCAGACCCCACTTCGTGGGATTTCACGGGATATggtgttgttcttgttgtatcGAGATATATCGAGGCTTGCTAATATAACAACGGAAACCTGATTGCCAGCACTACAAGAATCCATTAGAGATTGAGATTGATGTTTCCAATCAAATGAGTTAAGTTTGGTTGGATATGTTTTGTCTTTTTTCAGACATGAAGAGTTGTTCGAAATTGTGACACAGATTGCATCTTCTGAAGTATTTATTCAAACAAGTATTTCCATCTGAACAGCGTTACTGCTGCTTTTTTATTACAAAAATTTGCATGGGATGTTTCTTATATGGCTACGTTTTGGTGGCTACTATTATCTACTAGGGAAATATAGCAAGTACTGCATGATAGTCGAGGTACAAGTCCGGAGCCTAAAGGGCAACTTTTTTTATCCAAAATTCCAAGGGGCAAAGGCGTGGCCTTCCTCAAGCCTTACTTTTAGGGCAAAGGCGTGGCCTTCCTCAAGCCTTACTTTTAAAAGTTAAACGGATGTGcgttataaaaaaaaactaaggcGTGAAGGAGGCAACATCACGCCTTGGTCTGTGTGTCAGGCCTGTTTACTTGCTAAGGCGTGCGAGAGCTTTCACCTGACAAGTCGGCCTCCTTCACGCCTTAGTTGTTTTTATAACCCACGTCCGTTAACTTTTAAAACTAAGGCCTATATTTTTCTTACTATGCGTTGCGTTCGAGCAGTAGTAGCAGCTTAAACTTTGaggatgaaaaagataaaagattGTCTAGGCGAATCAACATGATAATCTTCTggatttaaagttaaaattttgtTTGGACGTGCaatttaaaatcttaaaagttgtattttttttctcgTTAATATGAAAAATCTCACGACATGTAAAAACCATCAACATCTTCTAGACCTTTTATATAATCTTAATAAGTGAGCAAAACCATAATTGATAAATGTGATATGGGACTGTCCTAAAGCACCCCATTAAGAAATCTTATATCTCCTTGTTCCCTTGATAAGTAAATGCTTGTGATTACACGCTTATACgaatttttaaatacacaaatTTAAAAAAGATGTTGTATGATAGTAGTATGGACTGTGTATACTTTACACCCTCACCCcctcccccccaccccaccccaagactccattttgtgggaatatactgggtatattGTAGTTGTTGTATAATTTAACAAAGATTCAATCGTGCAACAAGCAACAATGTAGTAACTAGATAGCCATCTTACGGCTAACCTAGCCTCCTCCGTCCATAACAAGGGTAATATAAGAATATTCACCCGTTGTCCATAGACTAAGCCTTTCAACATGATCTTAGACCTAACTAA
Proteins encoded in this window:
- the LOC107867368 gene encoding uncharacterized protein At5g64816; this encodes MVEWWWSVLGAAVPAVVAGQAFWTKKKRDEEGRLKRARGREKNSDDIFVCERVCTSNRMLKKVGAFSKDPTPDTCVTVCGVSELDACADACARTVCVNQHQVPNWNDICLKRCQSECLRLSQSSVVSS